TTTTCTTTATCAGCAATCCTACGGGGAGTAATATCCTGAAATACCAACACAGCACCATTGGTATTATTGTTATTATCTATTATTGGCGCATTTGTATCGTTGATAGGTACAGTTTTACCATATTTAGTAATTAGGAGTGTGTGACTATTCATATGTGTTATTGAACCTTTTTGAACCACTTCTCTTACAGGGCTATCAATTGGCTCTCCTGTTTTCTCGTTTACTAATTTAAAAACATTAGCCAATGGTTTTCCCAGAGCTTCATTTTCTTGCCATCCTGTAATTTTTCGAGCTACAGGATTCATAAAAGTGACATTTCCTTCTTTATTAGTGGTTATTACGGCATCACCAATACTTTCAAGAGTTGTAGAAAGCCATTTTTCGTTTTCTTTTAGTTTGCTTTCCATTTCATGCTTGTAAAGTGCGACTTCAATTGCACTGTGCAATTCCCTATCTTCAAAAGGTTTAATAATATAACCAAAAGGCCCAGTAATTTTAGCTCTCTTCAAAGTTTTTTCATCAGAATAAGCAGTTAAATATACAACAGGAATATCAAGAGTATCATTTATTTGTTGGGCAGCCTCAATACCATCCATATCGCCCCGTAAAACGATATCCATTAAAACTAAGTCCGGTTTGGTTTCTGCAGCTTTTTCTACTGCTTCTTCTCCAGAGGATATTATTGCAGGTACAATGTAATCCATTCCTTCTAGCCTATGTTTAATGTCCATGGCTACTATGCTTTCATCCTCTACAACAAGAATTTTAACAGATGACATACTGTTTAGTACTATTATTATTTTATATATATTAATATTATCTTTTATATGACAAAATAAAGTCAATTTTTTTATTATTTAATAATTTAACCATTTTTATCAATACTATTTTTATGGAGATATTTATGAATTTCTGTAGCTAAATGGGAGCTAATACCATTAACACTTCTAATTTCATCAATACTAGCATTTTTAATTTGTTCAATATCTCCGAAATGTTTAAGTAATAGTAATTTTCTTTTTTCCCCAATTCCTTTGATTTCATCAAGTAATGAATATTTAATTTCTTTAGATCTAAGTTTTTTATGATATGAAACTGCAAATCTGTGGGCTTCATCTCTTATTCTCTGTAGAAGATGTAATGCTGCTGAATTACGAGGTAGAATTAATGGAGTCGATATTTCAGGAACAAAAATATGTTCAAATTCTTTAGCAAGCCCTATAATTGGAATATCATCTATTTTAAATGATTTTAAAACATCTAAAGCAACATTTAACTGACCTTTTCCTCCATCTACAAGAATAAGATCAGGTTTTTTATCATCATTTTCAGAAAATAATTTGATGTATCTTCTGTTTAAAACATTTTTCATCATTGCATAATCATTAGGGCCATCCATATCTATCTTAAATTTTCTATATTTGCTTTTTTTAGGGAATCCTTCTTCAAAAACAACCATTGACCCTACAGAAAGCTTTCCACTAATATTAGAAATATCAAAAGCTTCAATTTTATGAGGTATTTTTTTTAAATTAAGGTATTTTTTAAGGTCAAAAAGCGCATTCTTGACTTCACTTTGGTGATTTTTAATTATTTCTGCATTTTTAGTTACCATTTGAACTAATCGGCTTTCAGCATTGTTTTGGGGTGTTCTAAGAATTACTTCATTTCCTCTACTTTCAGATAACCATTCTGCAATTAAATCAACATCATCAACTTTATACTGAATAATAATTTCAGAAGGAGGATTTCGTGGGCTCATATAATATTGTTTTAGGAATGCGGCAAGAATTTTATGAGGTAAAGTGTCTTCAGCACCACTCATTAAAAAATCATCTTTTCCAATAATTTTACCATCCCTTATAGAAAATACGACAACACATGCAATTTTTTCATCATAAGCGCATGTAATAACATCTTGTTCAAGCCCTCTATCAAATTCTATTTTTTGTTTTTCAAGAATATTATCTACAGATAATATTTGATCCCTTAAAACCGCAGCTTTTTCAAATTCCTGATTATTAGCTGCTTCTATCATCATTTCATTAAGCATTTCAATGATTTGGTCATATTTACCTTCAAAAAATAAATTAATTTTTTCTACAATTTCATTATAAGCTTGGGCGCTGATTTTACCACTGCATGGTGCACTACAAAGATTTATTTGGTAATTAAGGCAAGGTCCATTCATTTTTTTGCATTCTC
This portion of the Methanobacterium sp. genome encodes:
- the uvrC gene encoding excinuclease ABC subunit UvrC is translated as MPNRCTNPDNLPDKPGVYIMRNIDDDILYVGKAKSLIKRVKSYFSLSKQPLKTRILMSHFHNLEYIITDTEKEALILESNLIKKHKPKYNIRLKDDKRYPYIKITNETFPRVLITRTVNNDKSYYYGPFTDTGSVRSIVKSIKALFKIRECKKMNGPCLNYQINLCSAPCSGKISAQAYNEIVEKINLFFEGKYDQIIEMLNEMMIEAANNQEFEKAAVLRDQILSVDNILEKQKIEFDRGLEQDVITCAYDEKIACVVVFSIRDGKIIGKDDFLMSGAEDTLPHKILAAFLKQYYMSPRNPPSEIIIQYKVDDVDLIAEWLSESRGNEVILRTPQNNAESRLVQMVTKNAEIIKNHQSEVKNALFDLKKYLNLKKIPHKIEAFDISNISGKLSVGSMVVFEEGFPKKSKYRKFKIDMDGPNDYAMMKNVLNRRYIKLFSENDDKKPDLILVDGGKGQLNVALDVLKSFKIDDIPIIGLAKEFEHIFVPEISTPLILPRNSAALHLLQRIRDEAHRFAVSYHKKLRSKEIKYSLLDEIKGIGEKRKLLLLKHFGDIEQIKNASIDEIRSVNGISSHLATEIHKYLHKNSIDKNG
- a CDS encoding methanogen output domain 1-containing protein, translating into MSSVKILVVEDESIVAMDIKHRLEGMDYIVPAIISSGEEAVEKAAETKPDLVLMDIVLRGDMDGIEAAQQINDTLDIPVVYLTAYSDEKTLKRAKITGPFGYIIKPFEDRELHSAIEVALYKHEMESKLKENEKWLSTTLESIGDAVITTNKEGNVTFMNPVARKITGWQENEALGKPLANVFKLVNEKTGEPIDSPVREVVQKGSITHMNSHTLLITKYGKTVPINDTNAPIIDNNNNTNGAVLVFQDITPRRIADKEKEQLLKEKARSELFGFLLSAMPVFASNIPPQIRNTIAKSFADRFETNMKPRFLESIEKCFNGKERNMDNTFNCYIEWIKGFLSNIGIDAEQSCGEYNGLTFLNCPWEQTAEYSPMFCLICRVIVIRSFTWTGIKGHVEQMTCKADGASNCGFQFILSQEQD